Within Massilia endophytica, the genomic segment AATGGGGTAGAACAGCAGGTTGGCCAGGCCCACGCCGTAGATGGTGGACACGAAGGCGACCGCAATGCCCGAACCGAGCTTGCTCGGTTCCGTAAGGTTTTCCATCACGTGGATAAGGCCCAGCACCGCCCCCAGGATGCCGATGGTGGGCGAATAGCCCGCAGCCGATTCCCACATGCGCACGGCCTGCCGCTCCGCCATCTCGAAGGCGGTGATCTCGGTGTCGAGCAGCTGGCGCATCTTGTCCGGCTGGATGCCGTCCACGATCATGCGCAGGCCCTTGGCGGTGAAGTAGTCCTTGGTGCCCAGCATGTGGCGCTCCAGTGCCAGCGGGCCTTCGCGGCGCACGGTCTGGTTCCAGGCGGCGATGTCGCGCGCCAGGGCGCCGCGCGTGTCTTCGGGCGGACGGATGACCCAGGCCAGCATGCGCACGCCGCGCCGCAGGGTGGCGGGACGGGTCTGCAGCATGACGGCGCCGAACGTTCCCACCACCACGATGGCGAAGGCGGCAGGCTGGATCAGCGAGGCGGCCTTGCCGCCTTCCAGCGACTGGCCCACCAGCAGGCCGGCCAGCGCCAGCACAAGGCCGATTATGCTGGACCAGTCCATGCCTGCTCCCGCAAGGTGGCGCGCAGGCGGGCCACAGCCTGCGTGTGCAGCTGCGAAACCCGCGATTCGGATACGCCCATCACGGCGCCGATTTCCTTCAGATTGAGTTCTTCCTCGTAGTACAGGCCCATGAGCATCTTCTCGCGCGGCGGCAGCGCCTCGATGGCGTCGATCACGGCCTGGCGGAAGTCGGTGTCGAGCAGCGCGCGCAGGGGATCGGCGTCCTCGTCGTGCGCGTAGCGGTCGAGGAAGCTGTCGTTGCCGTCGTCGTCGTGGAAGTCTTCGTAGTAGACCAGCTGGTGGCCGCCGCCTTCGGACAGCATCTCCTGGTAGTCCGCCAGCGAGAGCTTGAGCGATTTGGCCACTTCCGATTCGCTGGGCGGACGGCCCAGGCGCTGCTGCAGCGCGGCCATGGCGTTCTCGATCTTGCGCATGTCCTGGCGCATGGAGCGCGGCATCCAGTCGCTGCTGCGCAATTCGTCGAGCATGGCGCCGCGGATGCGCATGACCGCATAGGTCTCGAACTGGGCGCCGTGGGTTTCTTCGTAGCGGTTGATGGCGTCGAGCAGGCCGATCATCCCGGCCTGTACCAGGTCATCGACTTCCACACTGGGCGGCAGCTTGGCCTTCATGTGGTGGGCAAGGCGCTTGACCAACGGCATATGCTCCGTCAGCAAGGATTCCTTGTCCACTTTCCCTTTGACCGTGTACATATAGTTCTAGTTCTTCTCAGGCGCCAAGATGGTTGCCACTCCCTGTTCAGTATGCCGGCGAGCCCGCCAGGGCCAGACGTCCGGCCAGCTGGCGGAAGGCCACCGAGGCGCCTGCCAGCGGGAAGGCATCGACCACCGCGCGCCCGAGGCGCGCTGCGCGATGCAGGTATTCGTCCGCCGGCACCGAACCCATGGAAACGAGGTTCACGGCCAGGTAGCGGCTTGCCGCTTGCGCCATATTATCGTAAACCACACGGGCTTCGGCCTCCGATGCTCCCGTGACAACAATCCCGAAGGGACGGCGCCCCAGTTCATGGTTCAGGCGCTTGATCATCATGTAGGCGTTCTTGATGGAGGTGGCGCTGTTCGAGACCTGCACCACGATGTCGGAGCTGGCCATCACGGGCACGGGGAAGGCCTCGCCGTCGAACTCGCCGTCCACGATCACGATATCGGTCTGCGCGGCCAGCACGTCGAAGGCCTTGGCCAGGCGGCGGCCTTCGTCCGGCCCGCGGCGCATTTCGCCGCGCGTCATGGAGACCACGTTGAAGCCCTGCGGCGCCTGGTGAATGACCTCGTTCAGGGCGCACTGCTGGCGCGCCACGCTGAGCAGGCTGGCGCCGTCGTCCACACCGAGGCGGGAAGCCACGCCATGCGCGCTGGCGCAGGCGTCCACCAGGGTCACGTCCGTACCGGCCCGGGCCAGGGTCGCGCCCAGGTTGACCAGCATGGCGCCCTTGTCGTCCTGCGGGGTGGCGGAGAGGAAGGTGACGATGCGCGGCCGCGGGCCGGCCAGCATCCGGCGCAGGCCTTCGGCCTGGTCGAAATTGAAGTTAGCCAAGGTGCACCTCGCGCAGCATGCTGTCGGCGCCCGCGGCGGCCATCAGCAGGGGCAGTTCGGAATCGGCGTACTGGGTCGCGGCGGCGCCCTGCTTCAGGCTGAAGGCGCGCTCGATCAGCTCGGCGGGCTTGGCCAGGTGCAGGTCTTCCGGCACGCGCTGGCCGTTGGACACGTAGTAGAGCTGGAGCTTCTGGCGGATCACTACGTCCAGCACATTGCCCAGGGAGGCCGCTTCGTCCAGCTTGGTCATGATGCAGCCCGCCAGGCCGCTGCCCTGGTAGGCGCGCACCACTTCGTTCAGGGTTTCCTGGGTGGCGGTGGCGTTCAGGCAGAGAATGCGCTTCACGTCGGCGTCCGCGCCTTGCAGCATGGCCACCTGCTCGGTCACCATCTGGTCGCGCTGGCTCACGCCCACGGTATCGATCAGCACGGTGTGCTTGTTCTTCAGCTCCTTCAGGGCGATGCGCAGGTCGGCCTCGTCCTTCACGGAGTGCACCATCACGCCCAGGATCTTGCCGTAGATGCGCAGCTGCTCATGGGCGCCGATACGGTAGGCGTCGGTGGTGATCAGGGCCAGCTTTTCCGGGCCGTGGCGCATCACGCAGCGCGCGGCCAGCTTGGCGGTGCTGGTGGTCTTGCCCACGCCGGTGGGGCCGACCAGGGCGAACACGCCGCCCTGCTCCAGCAGCGCGTCCTCGTTGCCGAGCGCGGAGAGGTTGCGGGTCAGCACGGTGCGGATCCAGTCGCGGCTGTCGGCGGCGCTGCGGCCCTGCGGCAGCTTGTCGAGCAGGTAGCGCGAGAGCGTGGCGGAGAAGCCCGCGGCCAGCATCTCGCGCAGCACGGTGGTCTTGTGCGGGTCGCGCTGCTGGGTATTGCCCCAGGACAGTTCGGCCAGCTGGGTTTCCATCATGCCGCGCATGGCGCGCAGTTCGCTCATCATCGTGCTCATTTCGGCGGCGGCGTTGGCCTTGGCGGCGTTGACAGCGTCGGCCACCATGGCGGAGATGCGGTCCATGTCCATCGCGGGCTGGGCCGGCGCGGCGGCGCGCGGCGCGGCGGGACGGGCCGGAGCCGTGGCCGCGGCGCGGGGAGCGGCTGCCGGGCGCACCGGGGCGGGACGCTGGGGAATGTTCAGGGGAGCGTTCAGGCGGGCGGCCATGGCCTCGTCATAGGCCTGGGCGATGCTGGCCGAACGGGCGGCCGGGGCCTCGTCCAAGTCCAGCTGGGGCTGGGGCGCGGCCATGGGCGAATCGGCGGCGGGGCTGGCCAGGGAAGCGGCATCGTCATTGGCCAGGGCCAGGATCTCCACCACGCCGTCCATGGGACGGTTGGAGAGGATCACCGCATCCGGGCCGAGGGCTTCGCGCACTTTGCGCAGCGCCTCACGCGACGTGGGCGCGGTAAATTTTTTGACGTTCATTGCGACTCCTGTTGGGCTGGTCCCGCGTTTCGCACGCGCGGTTCGACTCGTATGGTCAAATTATTGACGATGCCCAAGAGAAATCATCGGTGGAACAGGCCGGGAAATCCCCTGTATTTCCCGGATGGCTGATTGTTAATTGAACAGCTCCTCGGGCGTGCTCGCGTCGTACAGCCTGGCGCCCCATTGCAGCAGCTGCTCGGAGCTGGCCCCATCGAGCCTTGCACGCACGGTACCGGACAGCGCGCCAAAGCGCCGCTCCAATTGCGCAGTCAGCATGGCAAGAATCCCTTCGCGCCTGCCCTGCTCCAGGCCCTGTTCGAGGCCCTTTTCCATGCCGAAGCGTTCAGCATTCGATATCCAGCCCATGTTGCTCTCCTTCTCGAAAGTGGAAATGCGGCTCCACAATTGCTTCTCGAGCTCAGGTGGCAGACGCATCATCCAGTCGATCACCTTGTACAAATCGATAATACGCTGCTTGTCCCAGGAGCGCTCATAGAGAAGCCGGGTGAGGCGCCATTTGGCGTCGTAGCGCTCATGCGGAGCCCGGCGCGTGCTGCCGGTCAGCAGGTGCGCCGCTGTCACGAGCGCGAAGGGATTGGGATTGCCCAGCAGCGCGTCCATGCTCTTCGCATGGTCCTGCAGCTTGGCCGCCGCGAAGCGCAGGCG encodes:
- a CDS encoding flagellar motor protein; this encodes MDWSSIIGLVLALAGLLVGQSLEGGKAASLIQPAAFAIVVVGTFGAVMLQTRPATLRRGVRMLAWVIRPPEDTRGALARDIAAWNQTVRREGPLALERHMLGTKDYFTAKGLRMIVDGIQPDKMRQLLDTEITAFEMAERQAVRMWESAAGYSPTIGILGAVLGLIHVMENLTEPSKLGSGIAVAFVSTIYGVGLANLLFYPIANKLKNIVIQQVHQMEIAAAVFNDIAMGDLSRVMDERIATLLREQH
- a CDS encoding RNA polymerase sigma factor FliA, with the protein product MYTVKGKVDKESLLTEHMPLVKRLAHHMKAKLPPSVEVDDLVQAGMIGLLDAINRYEETHGAQFETYAVMRIRGAMLDELRSSDWMPRSMRQDMRKIENAMAALQQRLGRPPSESEVAKSLKLSLADYQEMLSEGGGHQLVYYEDFHDDDGNDSFLDRYAHDEDADPLRALLDTDFRQAVIDAIEALPPREKMLMGLYYEEELNLKEIGAVMGVSESRVSQLHTQAVARLRATLREQAWTGPA
- a CDS encoding MinD/ParA family ATP-binding protein → MANFNFDQAEGLRRMLAGPRPRIVTFLSATPQDDKGAMLVNLGATLARAGTDVTLVDACASAHGVASRLGVDDGASLLSVARQQCALNEVIHQAPQGFNVVSMTRGEMRRGPDEGRRLAKAFDVLAAQTDIVIVDGEFDGEAFPVPVMASSDIVVQVSNSATSIKNAYMMIKRLNHELGRRPFGIVVTGASEAEARVVYDNMAQAASRYLAVNLVSMGSVPADEYLHRAARLGRAVVDAFPLAGASVAFRQLAGRLALAGSPAY
- the flhF gene encoding flagellar biosynthesis protein FlhF, encoding MNVKKFTAPTSREALRKVREALGPDAVILSNRPMDGVVEILALANDDAASLASPAADSPMAAPQPQLDLDEAPAARSASIAQAYDEAMAARLNAPLNIPQRPAPVRPAAAPRAAATAPARPAAPRAAAPAQPAMDMDRISAMVADAVNAAKANAAAEMSTMMSELRAMRGMMETQLAELSWGNTQQRDPHKTTVLREMLAAGFSATLSRYLLDKLPQGRSAADSRDWIRTVLTRNLSALGNEDALLEQGGVFALVGPTGVGKTTSTAKLAARCVMRHGPEKLALITTDAYRIGAHEQLRIYGKILGVMVHSVKDEADLRIALKELKNKHTVLIDTVGVSQRDQMVTEQVAMLQGADADVKRILCLNATATQETLNEVVRAYQGSGLAGCIMTKLDEAASLGNVLDVVIRQKLQLYYVSNGQRVPEDLHLAKPAELIERAFSLKQGAAATQYADSELPLLMAAAGADSMLREVHLG
- a CDS encoding DUF4351 domain-containing protein — encoded protein: MLADRGKCWRPRSFGYELLGCSLRLRFAAAKLQDHAKSMDALLGNPNPFALVTAAHLLTGSTRRAPHERYDAKWRLTRLLYERSWDKQRIIDLYKVIDWMMRLPPELEKQLWSRISTFEKESNMGWISNAERFGMEKGLEQGLEQGRREGILAMLTAQLERRFGALSGTVRARLDGASSEQLLQWGARLYDASTPEELFN